From the Bombus pascuorum chromosome 7, iyBomPasc1.1, whole genome shotgun sequence genome, one window contains:
- the LOC132909268 gene encoding UPF0047 protein YjbQ produces MASSNRRIQIGSAWFQTKINLRPQHRGIHHVTEEILRRIPELCEFSVGLCHIQILHTSASLALNENWDPDVRDDVEMMLNTIVPEGLPYKHSCEGPDDMPAHIKACFLGSSLSIPITDGKLTLGTWQGIWLCEHRNDAGSRKVAITLTGCLRDPARSPLSPVSPIASTSS; encoded by the exons ATGGCCTCGTCAAATAGAAGAATTCAAATCGGCTCTGCTTGGTTTCAAACAAAGATTAACCTAAGGCCACAGCATCGAGGTATCCATCACGTTACCGAGGAAATCTTAAGAAGAATTCCTGAACTCTGCGAATTTTCAGTCGGACTTTGTCATATACAAA TTCTTCACACATCAGCAAGTTTAgcattaaatgaaaattgggATCCAGATGTTAGAGATGATGTAGAAATGATGCTTAATACAATAGTTCCTGAAGGTTTGCCCTATAAACACAGTTGTGAAGGACCAGATGATATG ccAGCGCATATAAAGGCATGTTTTCTGGGCTCTTCATTGAGTATTCCAATTACTGATGGCAAATTGACTTTGGGTACGTGGCAAGGAATTTGGTTGTGTGAACATCGTAATGATGCTGGAAGTCGCAAAGTAGCTATTACATTGACGGGTTGTCTCAGGGATCCTGCACGTAGTCCTTTGAGCCCTGTTAGTCCTATTGCTTCTACTAGCAGCTAG